A stretch of DNA from Trichoplusia ni isolate ovarian cell line Hi5 chromosome 9, tn1, whole genome shotgun sequence:
ACCGAAAGGAGGAAAACCGATAAAAACGTTCAAAAATCGTCGTAAGAGATAGAAACATGTAATAGATAAAAATCTTGGctatatatgtagatataaatactaattaataagcCGGTTCAGATACTTCGTAGTGACATCGACAATGCGGATAGCAGTGTTAGCTCTTGTGGTAGTTGCTGTGGCAGGTAAGCTAGTACTTGTTAACAACACTTTTAAACAGGCCCATGTCCGGATATGGCTAgctttcttcaaaaaaaatcaatcaactgTTCAAAAAAGAAAGCTGCTAGCTTGTTACTTTTTTCAAGAGCCATTCACATTCAAAATAATCCGCTGCTTTTTTGAAACAAAGGTGTTTCCTTCCATTTCCTAATGAAAGTAATTATTCCGAATAAAAGCTTTCGTATCTCTCAGTTcgcaaaaattttaaatttcatgtAATCCTCACGAACCTCCTTTCTTTGCTGCTTcctaaaaatactcaaaacaacCGTTTTTTTTGTACCATCATTTATCTTCCAGCGGCCCCCAGCAACCCGTCACGGATCGCGGGGGGTGACCTCACCACTATCGACAAGTACCCATCAATGGCCGCCGTCCTTATGACTCGCGACATGATAAACTTCCAGCAAAATTGCGGGGGTACCATCATCAACAACAGATCTATACTTAGCGCGGCCCACTGTGTATAGTGAGTTAATTCTATTGGAAATAAGTgtcttaattttacaaattaccaATATTTAACCAATTATGTAAAACGACAATTTCCCTTTCAGTGGCGAAACTGTTGAGAGTACTCGTGTCCGAATTGGCTCTTCCTACAGAAGTAGTGGCGGTGAAGTCTTGCCTCTTGCGGCTATCTTGATGTATCCAACTTATACCATACATAAGTATGATGATGACGTTGCTATATTACGAACTGCGGTCGAGATTAAATACAGCGCCACCGTGCAACCCGCCCCTATAGCCGGGCCCTCCTACGATTTAGCAGACGACGAGGTTGTGTGGGCCACCGGCTGGGGTGCAACTGAAGTAAGTTCGTTTCTTGCATTAATTTCGAGGACGTACCTTAAAGTGCAGATAGACTCGATCTAGATTTAGATCTCATGGCTCTGGCTCAGGTGTAACTCCGTCATATCCTCACGTCGAAGTCTTTGAACCCCgaaaaattttacttaaacgtATGTCAATTTAACATGAgtttcattatttcattaatttattactttttctttcAGACAAATGAGTTTCATTCTGAGCAACTTCGCGATGTACAAGTGTGGACCGTCAAACACGAGACTTGCAGGTGGCTCTATTTATTGGGTGTGCGCATCACCACCGACATGCTGTGTATCGGCTGGCTCGGCGTCGGTGGTCGTGACCAGTGTTGGGGCGACTCCGGTGGCCCCGTCTTCCACAACGGTGTTGTTGTTGGTGTATGTGCATTTGGAGGTGGATGCCGCACACCCCAATCACACCGATACCCTAGTGTCAATGCCCGCGTCAGTAGCTACTCAACCTGGATCCAAGCCAATGCCTAAGGTACAAATTAGATAAGGAATAAACTAAGTTTCGCAAATGAGCTTAATGaaactttcgaaattttcggtattataattaaacgtcAAAAAATCCATacacgaattttatttttgatactacTTCGCAACAGTACGTTTCGTGTTAGCGGCGGGGAAGATTGTCGGTAAGAAATCTTTTACAGCCTTTGGATGGACTTCACACAGAGGGGAAAACATTTGTGCATAGACCGCGGTGTACCCTATCTAGCCTAACTCACAGGTTATGCCTCCTGCTATATTCTGGAGAGCCCAATTTTGAGCGGCCTAGTCTCCACAGCTTTTATATTAATAGCCCAAATGAGTTCATCACCACAAATTATAACAGTTTTGTAGCTATCTGGGATTCTCGACAAGGCACCTGCATGTTGTGCGTATGTCCCAGTGAAAGCCTTAAAAAGGGAAGTGTCCCAGGCACTTCCCATGATGTAGAATCAAAGGGGTGGGAGAAagaggtttaaaaaaatacatatcgcCTTATACGATATACAATATACTACTAAagcattatattataaaatttgcatATAAAAAGCATGAACTGGAGACCACCATTCAGTgatacacgaagggcaaaggaagcaAAATAgatgggttttagtcagtagaagtctgaaaCACCCTTCTGCTAAATCCAAAACCGAATTAGTCATTaaatgatttcccatccgaaaaaggCAGTGACGAGTGAGGGAACTGAACTTAATActtgtacatatgtatgtagtaAGAGATACAAaaatgggtgaatttcaacaggtccaataaaatcttcatttccttggatttttattcttcaactttagaacaagaaaaaatagtgtttactcaagtttttgatcagatatgcagttttgcttaatatctagctgatagcttaaaaaactaaagagatatacaagattgaaaattccgtgccacggcgatgaaacatgcgttcatggcaatgaaatgttattatagtgtacaagaatatttaaatgataacgttaataattgaaacagaaataaatagtactaatttatacgcaataataatagaatataatttgtaaagatatgtaaaaattaacacatgatattatttttataatataactataaatagctACATCCCTGTCCAGTGGCGatgaaaacataagtcacggaaatgaaactcgtggccacggcaatgaaaggaaactgttttacaaggcacggcgatgatgtttttttcattcccgtgtattttttttcattaccatagcaaattttgtccacggaaaccacggcaaTGAGAGCACGGtgatgaaaatcaagggatataattcaatttactaaaaactgGTAATTATTCACAGtcatgaacactttacaaataaacttaatataaatggcattgtattgagcGCCCagtcgagattaaaaacttattgaaatagaagttagacctatccacgccgatgaaagaaaaattgtccagtaccaaaaaatcGAATACTCTTAATTAtggctcgaaaacgcaggcacgtacacacgtcgtccCTTGTCGAGACTTttgacgttacttatatgcaacgtttaacgcacatcgggagcgacgcaaaacgttagaatatgcaatgtGATCCCACTGTAAAGTGTCTGCAACAACTATTGAAGCAATATTTATATAGACATAGAgaaatttattatcttttacataatttttatatcattaaacTCAAAGATGAAAAGGTATGAGGTAATTTTTCGGTTTTCCTCCGAAGCAAAATCCAAAAACATGTTTTAGCATTTGACTTCCGTTGCGTTGTCTAAGTAAAATCGGTAAAGTACAAGTGAGACTAGCAACACGAAGCAAATAGATTCAAGAGAAACAACAAATCATTTAGGTGAAAACTAAATCAACTTTATGACCAAACTTAAGCTTTAACAGCCACCCCAGTTAAAAAAAAGCTGTGTTGCAACTGTAAAAGTCCACCTCCGAGATGGGGAGAGCTGTGCCATGGGAATcatcaatgaaaatttaaattaatgcttAAAGAGAACACAAAAAAGACTTTACTTATAACTCCCCTATGGAGCTTTTCAATTCAGTCTTAGtcagttaattaattacacCACTTAACAAACGTAAGtgatgacacaaaaagaaatttggTTGACTGCTGGGCTGCAGCATAGCCaagtggctgaggtcaccatGCAAAACCCTCTGCGCGACATTTTGCGGGCTCGGTTACTCCTTGAGACATAGTTTCGAGCGGTTCTTGTTTTGGTAATGGCAAAAGCTTAATGTAGCGAGGCTTGTCAGTCAGCAGCTAGCTTTGAAGCACCGCAAGGTGTTCTGCAGTGTAGTTACCCAGTTTTCACACCGAAACGTTTTACCTCCAAGAAGCCTAATAAAGTGGTTATACATCGATTAGACCTCTGGGCAAAATTTTTGATCACTGCATTAAGtccgaaatatatttttggattagTCACATGAGGTGGACTTggcaagagcctcgatcaacatttTATTAGCCTTATTACTGAGACTCctctgtccatctgtctgtctgtccgtctgctcATGACCAGGCTATATTTCATGAACCATTTTAATGTTGATGTTATCCCCATTTCTAAAGGAACTAAAAATCGTCAAGGAAACAAcagttttacataataatacgaTTATAGAATAGATAATATCTGATAAACCGGTCGCGGAAAATGTACccattaataattttatccttGTTCGGATTATTTTCGTAGTTTTGGTAATCGAATGATAAGGTTTGGTCAAGTGTGATTCGGCCATGTGCATAGCGTAGGTTCCGCCGCTATTTTATACGAagacaattattattacaagtgAATGTTTACCTACTATATATACCTATTCatgatgatattaataaaatatgtagggATTTTTATCCTTCATGGCTTAAAAAAACTCTATAAGAAAGCAAGGTTCAATGGGTGCATCAGAAATCAAATGCAGAAAGAAGAAGGCAGAGGAAAGTTATTGAAACTATCATACAGAACGCTAAAACACTAGGGAAGGAGGAAAACCGATAAAGAGGAAAAAAAACGATTATATCTGGTAAGAGATAGaaacatgtaataaataaaaatgttgtctacatagatataaatactgtttatttaacCGGTTCAGACACTTCTAGTAACATCGACAATGCGGATCGCAGTGTTGGCTCTTGTGGTAGTTGCTGTGGCAGGTGAGCTTGAGCTTGAGATTGTTAACAACGCTTTTAAACAGACCCATGTCTGATAATGGATAACTTTCCTCAAGAAAATcagattaagataaaaaattaattgtcAGCTCGTGATTTTCTCCACATAGAGATTCACATAGAAAAAAGTTCGCTGCTTTCTTGAAACAAAAGTGTTTCCCTCCGTTTCCTAATGGAAGTACTATTTCAAACATGAGCATTCGTATCTCC
This window harbors:
- the LOC113497673 gene encoding trypsin, alkaline C-like, giving the protein MRIAVLALVVVAVAAAPSNPSRIAGGDLTTIDKYPSMAAVLMTRDMINFQQNCGGTIINNRSILSAAHCVYGETVESTRVRIGSSYRSSGGEVLPLAAILMYPTYTIHKYDDDVAILRTAVEIKYSATVQPAPIAGPSYDLADDEVVWATGWGATETNEFHSEQLRDVQVWTVKHETCRWLYLLGVRITTDMLCIGWLGVGGRDQCWGDSGGPVFHNGVVVGVCAFGGGCRTPQSHRYPSVNARVSSYSTWIQANA